The segment GTTTGTTGTCCGACATCCTATGAACAATTCATGTCTAATCCCTGAAAATTCAAATCCAGTGTTTTATGCTATTTACTTCAATCGTTTAGGTTATAAATTTCGAACTGAAAATATTCAAGTAAACATTAGAAGGTTTTCTTAAATAATCTATTAATAGTCTATTTTTTCTTCTTTAAAAAACTTTTTGAATAAAACAATATTGCGGATTATACGGCTTTTGTCATAAATGGGTAATATTAATCCACAAAAAGCAAATGCCGTAATGTTATAATTTTTAGCAATCCGATTTTTTTCTAATCCTATACTGTCACATGTTAAAAGTATTATATTTTCAACTACAAAATATAATAATATGAAACGATTATTTATATTCGACTTGGACGGTATGATACTGGATACGATAGAGGATTCATTTAATTGCGTCAATCAGGTACTGGTGGAATTTAACATAGCACCCTACGAGGCTGACTATAGGACCATGCATTATCCCACATTTAGAAAATATCTCAATGACAACAATGCAGGGAAAAAAACGCAGGTATATTCAAGATACATAGAGGTATTTGCAAATCACCCGCTGGATAATACCAAGGCATTTGATGGCATGACCGACGTACTGTGTAAACTTCAGCAATTGGGCGTAATTCTTGCAATATGTTCCAATCGTGATGAAAAGGTTGTAAAAAAGCTGACAAAGAGATTTTTCAAGGACATAGATTTCAAGTATATATCCGGTTTCAGAAGAGGTGTGCCAGATAAGCCTGATCCGTTCAGGTTAAATCAGATAATAGAAAGTGAAGGTGCAGAAAAAAGTGAGGTAATATACTTCGGAGATAAGGACGCCGATATCAAGGTAGCAGAGAATGCCGGAGTTGACCTTGTACTTGTAACATACGGGCAGGGAAGTCCCGAGGACTATGCCAGTACATACCCATTAAGAGTGATAGATAAACCGGAAGAGATAATGGAGCTAATCAATGAAGGAATTATACATATTTGACTTTGATGGAACACTGATTGACAGCTATCGTGATTCAATCAAATACTTCAACATAACCCTCAAACAATTTAATCTTCCAACATTTGACATGGAATTGGAGGGCCTGGACTATCAAGTATTCAGGGAATTTCTGCATAAACAAGTGGAGGGATTTGAAGATGAATTCATGGACGCCTTTACCATCAACTATAAGGACAGTCCACAGCATAACACCTTCCTATATGATGGTGTCCTGGAAGTGCTTAAAAGACTGCAAAAGGAGGGCATAACTCTTGCAATATGTTCCAACAGGGATGAGGATAATCTAAAGCAAATGGTTGACGAGTTCTTTGTTGGGGTTGAATTCGCTTATGTTTCCGGTGAAATAAAGGGACTTCCGAATAAGCCTGACCCTTACAGGTTAAACAGGATAATCATGGATGCGGGAATAGCCAAGGATAAGGTACTGTACTTTGGTGATAAGACGGCTGATATAGATGCTGCAAAAGC is part of the Methanosphaera sp. BMS genome and harbors:
- a CDS encoding HAD family hydrolase; the protein is MKRLFIFDLDGMILDTIEDSFNCVNQVLVEFNIAPYEADYRTMHYPTFRKYLNDNNAGKKTQVYSRYIEVFANHPLDNTKAFDGMTDVLCKLQQLGVILAICSNRDEKVVKKLTKRFFKDIDFKYISGFRRGVPDKPDPFRLNQIIESEGAEKSEVIYFGDKDADIKVAENAGVDLVLVTYGQGSPEDYASTYPLRVIDKPEEIMELINEGIIHI
- a CDS encoding HAD family hydrolase produces the protein MKELYIFDFDGTLIDSYRDSIKYFNITLKQFNLPTFDMELEGLDYQVFREFLHKQVEGFEDEFMDAFTINYKDSPQHNTFLYDGVLEVLKRLQKEGITLAICSNRDEDNLKQMVDEFFVGVEFAYVSGEIKGLPNKPDPYRLNRIIMDAGIAKDKVLYFGDKTADIDAAKASGIDMVLVSYGQGNSLAYNDSYPLKIIDTVYEILDFLSY